Proteins co-encoded in one Zootoca vivipara chromosome 3, rZooViv1.1, whole genome shotgun sequence genomic window:
- the C3H6orf120 gene encoding UPF0669 protein C6orf120 homolog isoform X2: protein MAVYCKRVLVILLAFQGLLIASAYNEEEDIPEEWILLHVVQGQIGAGNYSYLRLNHEGKIVLQMQSLKGDADLYISDVTLHPSFDDYELQSVTCGQDVVYVPAHFRRPVGIGIYGHPSHLESEFEMKVYYDQTVVESPFGGGSYNPEDTDLNQKQFHAREDESQDEESVFWTILIGILKLILEILF, encoded by the coding sequence ATGGCAGTCTACTGCAAGAGGGTCCTAGTAATACTGCTTGCTTTTCAAGGACTTCTAATAGCGAGTGCTTATAATGAGGAAGAAGACATACCTGAAGAATGGATTCTCCTTCATGTGGTTCAAGGTCAGATTGGTGCTGGAAACTACAGCTACTTAAGGTTAAATCACGAAGGGAAGATAGTGCTTCAGATGCAGAGTTTAAAAGGGGATGCAGACTTGTACATATCTGATGTGACCCTTCACCCCAGTTTTGATGATTATGAATTGCAGTCAGTAACTTGCGGTCAAGATGTCGTTTATGTGCCAGCGCACTTCCGCCGTCCAGTGGGAATAGGGATTTATGGCCATCCCTCTCATCTGGAAAGTGAATTTGAAATGAAAGTGTACTATGATCAAACAGTTGTGGAATCTCCATTTGGTGGTGGCTCCTACAATCCAGAAGATACAGATTTGAACCAGAAGCAGTTTCATGCAAGAGAAGATGAGTCTCAGGATGAAGAATCAGTCTTCTGGACTATACTAATTGGAATATTAAAATTAATACTTGAAATTCTGTTTTAG
- the C3H6orf120 gene encoding UPF0669 protein C6orf120 homolog isoform X1 codes for MHATLSRESESAGVMAVYCKRVLVILLAFQGLLIASAYNEEEDIPEEWILLHVVQGQIGAGNYSYLRLNHEGKIVLQMQSLKGDADLYISDVTLHPSFDDYELQSVTCGQDVVYVPAHFRRPVGIGIYGHPSHLESEFEMKVYYDQTVVESPFGGGSYNPEDTDLNQKQFHAREDESQDEESVFWTILIGILKLILEILF; via the coding sequence GTGTTATGGCAGTCTACTGCAAGAGGGTCCTAGTAATACTGCTTGCTTTTCAAGGACTTCTAATAGCGAGTGCTTATAATGAGGAAGAAGACATACCTGAAGAATGGATTCTCCTTCATGTGGTTCAAGGTCAGATTGGTGCTGGAAACTACAGCTACTTAAGGTTAAATCACGAAGGGAAGATAGTGCTTCAGATGCAGAGTTTAAAAGGGGATGCAGACTTGTACATATCTGATGTGACCCTTCACCCCAGTTTTGATGATTATGAATTGCAGTCAGTAACTTGCGGTCAAGATGTCGTTTATGTGCCAGCGCACTTCCGCCGTCCAGTGGGAATAGGGATTTATGGCCATCCCTCTCATCTGGAAAGTGAATTTGAAATGAAAGTGTACTATGATCAAACAGTTGTGGAATCTCCATTTGGTGGTGGCTCCTACAATCCAGAAGATACAGATTTGAACCAGAAGCAGTTTCATGCAAGAGAAGATGAGTCTCAGGATGAAGAATCAGTCTTCTGGACTATACTAATTGGAATATTAAAATTAATACTTGAAATTCTGTTTTAG